GACTCCCCGCCCGTCCCGACGAACGCCTGCCCGCGGGGGTCCTGCGGCCCGAAGACGTACGGGTCGACGACCGCGTCGACCCCGTCGAGGGCGAGGAGGTCCTCCCGCGCACCGCCGACGAGCTCGGCGACGGCCGGGTCGGCGGGGTCGACGCCCTCGAGCAGGGCCGTCACCGCGGGACCGGTGTCGGTGCGCTCGTCGAGCAGCCCCTGCGCGGTCCGGGAGTCCCCGGGCACCGTCGGCTCCCCGGAGGTGAGCCGGTCGAACAGCGACTCGTTGCCGAACGTCCCCGTCGCGAGCCCGAACCCGCCGACCGCGACGAGCAGCCACAGCAGCAGCGTCACCACGGGGTGGTGGCCGACGAGGCCGCCGAGACGTCCGAGCACGGCGATAGGTTGTCAGCAGTGACGACACCCCACGACGCGAGCCCGGACGGCGGGACCCCCCTCGCCGTCCGCATGCGCCCGGCGAGCGCCGACGAGCTCCTCGGCCAGCAGCACCTGCTCGCGCCCGGCTCGCCGCTGCGCCGACTCGTCGAGGCCGACCCGACGGCGGGCACCGCGCGGCGCGTCGGGCCGTCGTCGGTCGTGCTGTGGGGGCCGCCCGGGGTCGGGAAGACGACGATCGCGCACCTCGTCGCGGCCGCCCCCGGCCGGCGCTACCGGGAGCTGTCGGCGGTGACGGCCGGGGTGAAGGACGTCCGCGCCGTCATCGACGACGCCCGGCACGCCCGCGACGGCCTCGAGCAGACGCAGACCGTGCTGTTCCTCGACGAGATCCACCGCTTCAGCAAGGCGCAGCAGGACGCGCTGCTGCCCGCGGTGGAGAACCGGTGGGTCGTGCTCGTCGCCGCGACCACGGAGAACCCGTCGTTCTCCGTCGTGTCGCCGCTGCTGTCGCGCTCCCTCGTCCTCACGCTGCGCCCGCTCACCGACGCCGACGTCCGGTCGCTCATCGAGCGCGCCGTCAGCGACCCGCGCGGGCTCGGCGGGCACGTGCGGCTCGCCGCCGACGCCCTCGACCACGTCGTCCGCCTCGCCGGCGGGGACGCCCGCCGCGCCCTCACCGTCCTCGAGGCGGCGGCCGGCGCCGCGCTGGCCGGGAGCGCGTCGGAGGAGCCCGTCGAGGTGACGCTCGCCGACGCGGAGGCGGCGGTCGACGTCGCCGCCGTCCGCTACGACCGTGACGGCGACCAGCACTACGACGTCGCGAGCGCGCTCATCAAGAGCATCCGCGGCAGCGACGTCGACGCCGCACTCCACTACCTCGCCCGCATGCTCGAGGCGGGGGAGGACCCGCGGTTCGTCGCCCGCCGGATCGTGATCAGCGCGAGCGAGGACGTCGGCATGGCCGACCCCACCGCGCTGCAGACCGCGGTCGCCGCCGCGCAGTCCGTCGCGCTCATCGGCATGCCGGAGGCGCGGATCGTGCTCGCCCAGGCCGTCGTCCACCTCGCCACGGCGCCGAAGTCGAACGCCGCGTACCTCGGCGTCGACGCGGCGATCGGTGACGTCCGGGCCGGGCGGGGCGGGCCGGTGCCGGCGCACCTGCGCGACGCCCACTACGCGGGGGCGAAGGCGCACGGTCACGGCGTCGGCTACCGGTACGCCCACGACGAGCCGCACGGCGTCGCCCGCCAGCAGTACCTGCCCGACGACCTCGCCGACCGCGTGTACTACCGGCCCACCGACCGCGGGGTCGAGGGGCGGCTCGCGGAGCGCCTCGAGCGGCTGCGGGCCCTGCTGGGCCGAGGCGAGCACCCGGACAGCGGGTAGGGTCGCGCGCATGACTGTCGACCTGGGCGACGTGGCCGGGCTGATCGCGGCGATCGCGTTCCTCGCTCTCGTCATGTTCATCGCCGTGCCGCTCGTCAAGCTCGGGTCGGCGATCGACGAGGCCCGCATCACCGTGCGCAACCTGAGCAACGAGACGACACCGCTCATCTCCGAGGTGACGACGACGGTCGCGACGACGAACGAGCAGCTCGTGAAGGTCGACACCATCACGACGAACGTCGCCTCGACCACGACGAACGTCTCCGCCCTCACCGCCCTCTTCGCCGCCACCCTCGGCAGCCCGATCATCCGCGTCGCCGCGTTCACCTACGGGGTGCGGCAGGCGCTGTCGGGTGCCCGCAGCGGTCGCCGCGCCGGGCGGAGGATGCGATGAGCCGCCTGGTCTGGATCGGTCTGGGCGCGGTCGCCGGCGTCGTCGTCGTCCGCAAGGCGGGCGGCGCGCTGCGCCGCGCGACCCCGGAGTCCGTCGCCGACGCGAGCAGCCGCTTCGCCTCGACGCTCGGGCAGAACGCCGCCGCGGGCGTCGGCACGCAGGTGCGCCGCCTCGCCGACGCCGTCGCGGACTTCGCCGCCGCCGTGCGCGAGAACGCCGCCGAGCGCGAGGAGCTGCTGCGTGCCGCCCTCGGCGTCGACGTCGAGACCGGGGGGCTCGACGCAGACGAGGCCCGGCACCTCCTCGAGCACCCCACCGAGGAGCACCGGGCCCGACGCGCCGGCTGACCCCCGCGCCGCCCGCCGGGCCACGGGCCCGGCCCCCACCCGCACGCGCCCCGACCCCCGGGCGCCGAGACACCACGAGGACCCGCCGATCATGGAGACCGCCGAGATCCGCCGCCGCTGGCTGCAGTTCTTCGCCGACCGCGGCCACACCGTCGTCCCGAGCGCCTCGCTCATCTCCCCGGACCCGTCGCTGCTGTTCACCGTCGCCGGCATGGTCCCGTTCATCCCGTACCTCACCGGCAGGGAGGCCCCGCCGTACGCGCGCGCCACGAGCGTGCAGAAGTGCGTCCGGACCCTCGACATCGAGGAGGTCGGCCGCACGACCCGGCACGGGACGTTCTTCCAGATGAACGGCAACTTCTCCTTCGGCGACTACTTCAAGGAAGGCGCCATCGCCTTCGCGTGGGAGCTGCTCACCACCCCGCAGGACGCCGGCGGCTACGGCTTCGACCCCGACACCCTGTGGGCGACCGTCCACGAGGAGGACGACGAGGCGTTCCAGCTGTGGCAGGACGTCGCCGGTCTGCCCGTCGAGCGCATCCAGCGCCGCGGCCGCAAGGACAACTACTGGCACACCGGCCAGCCCGGTCCCGGCGGGCCGTGCTCGGAGATCTACGTCGACCGGGGTCCCGCGTACGGCCGGGAGGGCGGCCCGGTCGCCGACGAGGACCGCTACCTCGAGGTGTGGAACCTCGTCTTCATGCAGTACGAGCTCGCCGACGTCCGCTCCAAGGAGGAGTTCCGGATCGTCGGGGAGCTGCCGGCGAAGAACATCGACACCGGCATGGGCCTGGAGCGCGTCGCGCTGCTGCTCCAGGGCGTCGACAACCTCTACGAGATCGACGAGGTCCGGCCCGTCCTCGACCGCGCCGCGCAGCTGGCGGGCGTCTCCTACGGCGACGACGAGGAGTCCGACGTCCGCCTCCGCGTGGTCGCCGACCACGTCCGCAGCGCGCTCATGCTCATCGGCGACGGCGTCCGGCCCGGCAACGAGGGGGCCGGCTACGTGCTGCGCCGGCTCGTGCGCCGCGCCGTCCGCGCCATGCGCCTGCTCGGGGTGCAGACGCCCGTCCTGCCCGAGCTCCTGCCGGTGTCGGTGGAGCGGATGAGCCGCTCCTACCCCGAGCTGGCGGAGGACCTCGGCCGCATCTCGGCCGTCGCGTACGCCGAGGAGGAGGCGTTTCGGCGCACCCTCACCGCCGGCACGTCCATCTTCACCGCGGCCGCCGACACAGCCCGCGCCGCGGGCCGGCGCACGCTGTCCGGCGAGCAGGCGTTCCAGCTCCACGACACGTACGGCTTCCCCGTCGACCTCACCCTCGAGATGGCCGCGGAGCAGGGCCTCGAGGTCGACACCGAGGGCTTCCGCCGGCTCATGGCCGAGCAGCGGGACCGTGCCCGCGCCGACGCGCGCGCGAAGAAGACCGGCGGCGTCGACACCGCCGTGTACCGGGAGGTGTCGGACACCCTCGGCGCGGCCGTCGACTTCACCGGCTACACGACCACCGCCGACGAGGGCCGGGTCGTCGGCCTCCTCGTCGACGGCGTCGCCGTGCCGGCCGCCGCCGAGGGCCAGGACGTCGAGCTCGTCCTCGACCGCACGCCCTTCTACGCCGAGGGCGGCGGGCAGCTGCCGGACGGCGGGACCGTCCGGACCACGTCCGGTGCGCTCGTCGACGTCGTCGACGTCCAGACGCCGCTCACCGGGCTCGTCGTCCACCGCGGCACCGTCACCGCCGGGGAGGTGCTCCTCGGCGACACCGTCCGCGCCGAGGTCGACGTCGAGCGCCGGCGCGCCATCAGCCGCGCCCACACCGCCACCCACATGGTCCACAAGGCGATCCGGGAGGCGCTGGGGGAGACCGCGACGCAGGCGGGTTCGGAGAACGCGCCCGGCCGCTTCCGCTTCGACTTCTCCGCCTCGGGCCCGGTCCCCGGGAGCGTCCTGCGCGACGTCGAGCAGCGGGTCAACACCCTGCTCGCCGACGACCTCGAGGTGACCGCCGAGGTCATGAGCCAGGACGAGGCCCGCGCCGTCGGCGCCATGGCGCTGTTCGGCGAGAAGTACGGCGACCGCGTCCGGGTCGTGTCGGTGGGGGAGTGGGCGCGCGAGCTGTGCGGCGGCACCCACGTCGACCGCTCCGGCCAGCTCGGCGTCGTCACCCTGCTCGGCGAGTCCTCCATCGGCGCCGGGGTGCGCCGCGTCGAGGCGCTCGTCGGGGTCGACGCCTACGCCCACCTCGCCCGCGAGCACGTGCTCCTCGCGAGCGTGAGCGACGCCCTCAAGGTCCGTCCCGACGAGCTGCCGGACCGCGT
This genomic window from Aquipuribacter nitratireducens contains:
- a CDS encoding DUF948 domain-containing protein; its protein translation is MTVDLGDVAGLIAAIAFLALVMFIAVPLVKLGSAIDEARITVRNLSNETTPLISEVTTTVATTNEQLVKVDTITTNVASTTTNVSALTALFAATLGSPIIRVAAFTYGVRQALSGARSGRRAGRRMR
- the alaS gene encoding alanine--tRNA ligase gives rise to the protein METAEIRRRWLQFFADRGHTVVPSASLISPDPSLLFTVAGMVPFIPYLTGREAPPYARATSVQKCVRTLDIEEVGRTTRHGTFFQMNGNFSFGDYFKEGAIAFAWELLTTPQDAGGYGFDPDTLWATVHEEDDEAFQLWQDVAGLPVERIQRRGRKDNYWHTGQPGPGGPCSEIYVDRGPAYGREGGPVADEDRYLEVWNLVFMQYELADVRSKEEFRIVGELPAKNIDTGMGLERVALLLQGVDNLYEIDEVRPVLDRAAQLAGVSYGDDEESDVRLRVVADHVRSALMLIGDGVRPGNEGAGYVLRRLVRRAVRAMRLLGVQTPVLPELLPVSVERMSRSYPELAEDLGRISAVAYAEEEAFRRTLTAGTSIFTAAADTARAAGRRTLSGEQAFQLHDTYGFPVDLTLEMAAEQGLEVDTEGFRRLMAEQRDRARADARAKKTGGVDTAVYREVSDTLGAAVDFTGYTTTADEGRVVGLLVDGVAVPAAAEGQDVELVLDRTPFYAEGGGQLPDGGTVRTTSGALVDVVDVQTPLTGLVVHRGTVTAGEVLLGDTVRAEVDVERRRAISRAHTATHMVHKAIREALGETATQAGSENAPGRFRFDFSASGPVPGSVLRDVEQRVNTLLADDLEVTAEVMSQDEARAVGAMALFGEKYGDRVRVVSVGEWARELCGGTHVDRSGQLGVVTLLGESSIGAGVRRVEALVGVDAYAHLAREHVLLASVSDALKVRPDELPDRVEGIVTRLREAEKELQRLQAERVLAAAPQLAQAAELVGAVRLVTGELGEVGADDVRGLVLDVRQRLGDSAPAVVALSAVAKGRPVVVVATNATARETGIAAGDLVRTAAGVLGGGGGGKPDLAQGGGSDPAKVPDALAAVRAQVADAAGAGTGGA
- a CDS encoding replication-associated recombination protein A encodes the protein MTTPHDASPDGGTPLAVRMRPASADELLGQQHLLAPGSPLRRLVEADPTAGTARRVGPSSVVLWGPPGVGKTTIAHLVAAAPGRRYRELSAVTAGVKDVRAVIDDARHARDGLEQTQTVLFLDEIHRFSKAQQDALLPAVENRWVVLVAATTENPSFSVVSPLLSRSLVLTLRPLTDADVRSLIERAVSDPRGLGGHVRLAADALDHVVRLAGGDARRALTVLEAAAGAALAGSASEEPVEVTLADAEAAVDVAAVRYDRDGDQHYDVASALIKSIRGSDVDAALHYLARMLEAGEDPRFVARRIVISASEDVGMADPTALQTAVAAAQSVALIGMPEARIVLAQAVVHLATAPKSNAAYLGVDAAIGDVRAGRGGPVPAHLRDAHYAGAKAHGHGVGYRYAHDEPHGVARQQYLPDDLADRVYYRPTDRGVEGRLAERLERLRALLGRGEHPDSG